The proteins below are encoded in one region of Thermoanaerobacterium sp. PSU-2:
- a CDS encoding rod-binding protein produces MNIDPVSSINEVNQVNQLNVNTNTGDFQKAIQDALNNKDKQKLKEACIDLEAVFVNQMLTEMRNTIPKDPLTGDDFATDVFTTMMYDNYAQSIAQNSGIGLADEMYNQLSKKI; encoded by the coding sequence ATGAACATAGATCCTGTAAGCAGCATAAATGAAGTAAACCAGGTAAACCAGCTTAATGTCAACACTAATACTGGTGATTTTCAAAAGGCGATACAAGATGCTTTAAACAATAAGGATAAGCAAAAGTTGAAAGAGGCATGTATCGACTTGGAAGCTGTATTTGTAAACCAAATGCTTACTGAGATGAGAAACACGATACCAAAGGACCCGCTGACTGGCGATGACTTTGCTACAGATGTGTTTACTACGATGATGTATGACAACTATGCACAGTCAATAGCGCAAAACTCAGGGATCGGATTGGCAGATGAAATGTACAACCAATTGTCAAAGAAGATATGA
- the fabZ gene encoding 3-hydroxyacyl-ACP dehydratase FabZ yields MLDNKEIREVIPHRYPFLMIDKVLEIEDGKKAVGIKNVSANEPYFQGHFPGNPIMPGVLIVEAMAQLGGITVMHGKDNNNMIGLFTGINKCKFKRVVVPGDQLKLEVEIISSKLNLIKAKGVATVDGDLAAEAEISFMLVEKN; encoded by the coding sequence ATGTTAGATAATAAAGAAATTAGGGAGGTCATACCCCACAGGTATCCGTTTTTGATGATTGATAAAGTGTTGGAGATTGAAGATGGTAAAAAAGCAGTAGGCATAAAAAACGTCTCTGCAAATGAACCTTATTTTCAAGGGCATTTTCCGGGAAATCCCATTATGCCGGGGGTACTTATTGTAGAGGCTATGGCTCAGCTTGGTGGAATAACCGTTATGCACGGGAAAGACAATAATAATATGATAGGGCTTTTTACAGGCATCAACAAGTGCAAATTCAAAAGAGTAGTAGTGCCTGGAGATCAGTTAAAGCTTGAAGTTGAGATAATCTCGTCAAAATTAAATCTCATAAAGGCGAAAGGCGTTGCGACGGTAGATGGTGACTTGGCAGCAGAAGCTGAGATATCGTTTATGCTGGTGGAGAAAAATTAA
- the flgG gene encoding flagellar basal-body rod protein FlgG has protein sequence MIRALWSAASGMNAQQLNVDVISNNLANVNTTAFKRDRAEFQDLIYQTLQTEDVNGGQGKPVNMQVGVGVRPSAIVKDFSEGSLQETDNPLDVALDGEGFFAVLGPDGNTYYTRDGSFKLSVDQNTATLTTANGYPVLDDGGNPITFDSTQKDISISPLGVISVKNSDGTQQDVATLGIYNFQNPDGLLDKGDNLYEATAASGDPGTRDDFQGRMGNVRQGFLETSNVQVVNEMVNMIAAQRAYELNSKAIQAADDMLNIANNLRR, from the coding sequence GTGATAAGAGCATTGTGGTCTGCTGCATCAGGCATGAATGCGCAGCAGCTTAATGTTGATGTGATTTCAAACAACCTTGCAAATGTAAATACGACTGCATTTAAGAGGGATAGGGCAGAATTTCAGGACCTCATATATCAGACGCTTCAGACTGAAGACGTAAATGGCGGGCAAGGAAAGCCTGTAAACATGCAGGTAGGTGTTGGCGTAAGGCCGTCTGCCATTGTCAAAGACTTTAGCGAAGGAAGCTTGCAGGAGACAGATAATCCTTTAGATGTGGCGTTGGATGGAGAAGGATTTTTCGCGGTATTAGGCCCTGATGGAAATACGTACTACACGAGGGATGGAAGCTTTAAGTTAAGCGTAGATCAAAACACAGCAACTTTGACAACTGCTAATGGCTATCCTGTTTTAGACGATGGAGGAAATCCGATAACGTTTGATAGCACCCAAAAGGATATATCAATATCTCCTTTAGGGGTCATATCTGTGAAAAACTCTGATGGGACTCAGCAGGATGTAGCGACTTTGGGAATCTACAATTTTCAAAACCCAGATGGACTGTTGGATAAAGGCGACAACCTTTATGAGGCAACGGCAGCATCAGGAGATCCAGGCACGAGGGACGATTTTCAGGGCAGAATGGGAAACGTCCGCCAAGGATTTTTGGAAACTTCAAATGTGCAAGTGGTAAATGAGATGGTAAACATGATAGCGGCTCAAAGGGCTTACGAATTAAATTCAAAGGCTATTCAAGCTGCAGACGATATGCTTAACATTGCCAATAATTTAAGGAGATAA
- a CDS encoding DUF362 domain-containing protein, producing the protein MKSKVYYYNMRSLKPSGSITSKVSRLFDVAGFKSIFKKDDLVAIKLHFGERGNNAYINPIFVRQVVDKVKANGGKPFLTDSNTLYKGSRSNAVDHLITAIENGFAYAVVNAPLIIADGLLSKDSDEVEINKKHFKTVKISSNIVNANSMIVLSHFKAHEIAGFGGAIKNLAMGCAPRAGKQQQHSTVSPKVGKKCTACQTCIKNCPEDAISLVDGKAYIDPEKCIGCGECITMCQYDAINPQWGTDMDEFVERMTEYAYGAYMNKKGKIAFMNFVMNVTPLCDCTPWSDAPIVQDIGILASFDPVAIDKASFDLVNRQAGNPHSALGDVGRGLNEGDDKFAAIHPETRGDIQFKYGEELGMGTTDYELVELK; encoded by the coding sequence ATGAAATCAAAGGTATACTATTACAACATGAGATCTTTAAAGCCGTCAGGAAGTATCACATCAAAAGTATCAAGGCTTTTCGATGTAGCAGGATTTAAAAGCATTTTTAAAAAGGATGATTTGGTGGCAATAAAACTGCATTTTGGAGAAAGAGGAAATAATGCATACATAAATCCCATATTTGTAAGGCAAGTGGTAGACAAGGTTAAGGCCAACGGCGGTAAACCGTTTTTGACTGATTCGAATACACTTTACAAGGGAAGCCGCTCAAATGCAGTAGACCATTTGATTACAGCAATAGAAAATGGTTTCGCTTACGCTGTTGTCAATGCACCACTTATAATAGCGGATGGCTTGTTGAGCAAAGATTCAGATGAAGTAGAGATAAACAAGAAGCACTTTAAGACGGTGAAAATTTCGTCTAACATAGTCAATGCCAATTCCATGATTGTGCTTTCGCATTTTAAAGCGCATGAGATTGCTGGATTTGGTGGCGCTATAAAAAACCTTGCGATGGGGTGTGCACCAAGGGCAGGAAAGCAGCAGCAGCATTCTACAGTAAGCCCTAAAGTAGGTAAAAAATGCACTGCTTGTCAGACATGCATCAAAAATTGTCCAGAAGACGCTATATCACTGGTAGATGGCAAGGCTTACATAGATCCTGAAAAATGCATCGGATGTGGAGAATGTATTACAATGTGCCAGTACGACGCCATAAATCCACAATGGGGAACAGACATGGATGAGTTTGTGGAGAGGATGACAGAGTACGCCTATGGAGCCTATATGAATAAAAAAGGCAAAATAGCCTTTATGAACTTTGTAATGAATGTGACGCCATTGTGTGACTGTACACCGTGGAGCGATGCACCGATTGTGCAGGATATAGGAATATTGGCGTCATTTGACCCTGTTGCAATAGATAAAGCCAGTTTTGACCTTGTAAATAGGCAAGCAGGAAATCCACATTCTGCATTAGGAGATGTAGGCAGAGGGCTTAATGAAGGTGATGACAAATTTGCCGCTATTCATCCTGAGACGAGAGGGGACATACAATTTAAGTACGGTGAAGAACTTGGAATGGGCACTACAGATTATGAGCTGGTAGAACTTAAATAA
- the murJ gene encoding murein biosynthesis integral membrane protein MurJ produces the protein MSTVKKTAKAAGLVMVITLISKITGFLREVVIGSKFGTTKYVDAYNMAQNIPMVLFAAIAASIGTTVIPLFSEYLAKKGKDKAFDFINNLLNALILLTVIFASVGIVMAPILVKIMAPGFKGDVYHATLKLTMILMPVMVFVLVSNIITGVLQSLDHFSVPAMIGIPYNIIIIGVALLYGAKYGIYGVAVATVAGSVIQVIMQLPVLYKFGFRYRFVLDLKDEGVKRVIILAMPVLIGTSIQVINTYVDRMIASYLPSGSIAALNYANRLIGFDIFSMAIAIVIYPMLSRHFAANNVDEFKKGIKIAVKAILYIMIPVTVGAIIFRYPIIRILFERGAFNERSTYLTSIAFMFLSLGMTANGLRNVLSRGFYSLKDTKTPMVNGAIAVLVNIGLNLIIVRYLGLGGLALSTSVAATLTSLMLMYSLKKKIGAIGGYEILVSFLKAVIGAAIMGGFAYLTFNLVVRYLPDTKIYEAVSLGTAIFAGSVVYLAIIMILDNSMLGYVKKGAKMIRGKLAGD, from the coding sequence ATGTCAACAGTCAAAAAAACTGCTAAAGCTGCAGGACTTGTGATGGTTATAACATTGATAAGCAAAATAACCGGTTTTTTGAGAGAGGTAGTCATAGGGTCAAAGTTTGGTACAACAAAATACGTGGATGCTTATAACATGGCTCAGAACATACCGATGGTTTTGTTTGCTGCAATTGCAGCATCTATCGGTACCACAGTCATACCTCTTTTTTCTGAATACCTTGCAAAGAAGGGAAAAGACAAGGCTTTTGACTTTATAAACAACCTTTTAAATGCTTTGATTCTATTGACGGTTATCTTTGCGTCAGTAGGCATAGTGATGGCGCCGATTTTAGTCAAAATAATGGCGCCGGGATTTAAAGGTGATGTTTACCACGCTACACTGAAGCTTACGATGATTTTGATGCCTGTGATGGTATTTGTGTTAGTGTCAAATATCATAACAGGTGTTTTGCAATCACTTGACCATTTTTCTGTACCTGCCATGATAGGCATACCCTACAACATAATCATAATAGGTGTAGCACTTTTATATGGGGCTAAATACGGCATATATGGTGTAGCTGTGGCAACTGTGGCAGGTTCTGTCATTCAGGTTATAATGCAGCTTCCGGTCCTTTACAAGTTTGGCTTTAGGTACAGATTTGTGCTGGATTTGAAAGATGAAGGGGTAAAAAGAGTAATCATATTGGCAATGCCTGTTCTCATTGGAACGTCAATACAGGTGATAAACACTTACGTTGACAGGATGATAGCGTCATACTTGCCATCTGGCAGCATTGCAGCCTTAAACTATGCAAATAGACTTATAGGTTTTGACATATTTTCGATGGCAATAGCAATTGTAATATATCCGATGCTCTCAAGGCACTTTGCGGCTAATAACGTAGATGAGTTTAAAAAAGGCATAAAAATAGCAGTTAAAGCGATACTCTACATCATGATTCCAGTAACGGTAGGTGCTATAATATTTAGGTACCCGATTATAAGGATCTTGTTTGAGAGAGGGGCCTTTAACGAAAGATCAACTTATCTTACATCCATCGCATTCATGTTTTTAAGTTTAGGTATGACAGCCAATGGGCTTAGAAATGTCCTAAGCAGAGGCTTTTATTCTTTAAAAGATACCAAGACGCCGATGGTAAATGGTGCAATTGCTGTTTTAGTAAATATAGGACTTAATCTAATCATCGTAAGGTACCTTGGATTAGGAGGACTTGCATTGTCTACTTCCGTTGCAGCAACTTTGACATCGTTGATGCTTATGTATTCTTTGAAAAAGAAGATAGGTGCTATTGGTGGATATGAAATTTTAGTCTCCTTTTTAAAAGCAGTTATAGGCGCTGCTATAATGGGAGGATTTGCATATTTAACATTCAATCTTGTTGTGAGATATTTGCCGGATACAAAAATTTACGAAGCTGTATCATTGGGAACTGCCATTTTTGCAGGTTCTGTCGTCTACCTTGCAATTATAATGATATTGGACAACTCTATGTTGGGTTATGTTAAAAAAGGAGCAAAAATGATAAGAGGCAAATTAGCTGGTGATTAA